A single window of Poecilia reticulata strain Guanapo linkage group LG10, Guppy_female_1.0+MT, whole genome shotgun sequence DNA harbors:
- the map7d3 gene encoding MAP7 domain-containing protein 2 isoform X11, with translation MSTSPRCPSPTGCDVLRAPGVEKKKTEKENFIEMAESATTLKGLRAQMAAAAQAQAEERRSLAGNSPGPSAVSPSKPQGCKPVIDGAALRVDDRLRVAKERREEAEKQQALRESQIMERERKAKLQVERQLEERQKKLEEQRKKEEQKRLAVEEKRKQKQEEEKEHYEAVMRRTLERSQRVEQRQKRWSWGGLSGDQDGRAGDSDASISSPVAIVVSSPSPEKPPRSGQADKRSTSTTNLKQPPEAGISKRLSSSSATLGKSPDKKCHLCPRSASPSPMNPARGPLRSRSIDRQKSGMTTSKSASEALDTSVKDKQLASPRGQRPASPSTSMGRHRSPSPAPSPTPKRTPSPSASKQSPKTRPPSPSAMKQRPPSPQPASAKPPPIQKPSLTPTGPPTLRKRDSKSKDLGPVQPVAPQAAEASKTKDKDDSKPSGTNSAAEAAKILAENRRLMREQKEREEQLRIQKEEEERQRKEEEERLAEEARLKRLEEEKRLAEERKVKEEEEARLAEEERKRLEEEEAVRQAKLQKEREEAEAKALEEAERVRQERDRIMQQNQQERMERKKRIDEIMRRTRKGDQTDLKRDDDKYSQENGDEGLDEMKGETKDDISVDDDQDILSAGDGGVKQDGGLNGNPETEDKENSNGPTADDTQAGSPVPPSRLVEGSEFLNEEDSTKDGLVSSLNGKSNQWSFEELIDTNVHSKARPLIESEDRNQVLIHCDGGSDGTRVAFEEKGTPISTLHSSSQPIEAMSEM, from the exons CTGCGGCTGCACAGGCACAAGCCGAGGAGCGGCGTAGCTTAGCAGGGAACAGTCCAGGACCTTCAGCCGTCTCCCCGTCCAAACCTCAGGGCTGTAAGCCAG TTATTGACGGCGCCGCACTTAGAGTAGACGACCGGCTGCGAGTGGCGAAAGAGAGGCGAGAGGAGGCAGAGAAACAACAGG CTTTACGGGAGTCCCAGATCATGGAGCGGGAGCGCAAAGCTAAGCTGCAAGTGGAACGCCAGCTGGAGGAACGTCAGAAAAAGCTCGAGGAACAGCGGAAGAAGGAGGAACAGAAACGATTGGCTgtggaggagaagaggaagcagaagcaggaagaggaaaag GAGCACTACGAGGCAGTCATGAGGCGAACACTAGAACGCAGTCAGCGAGTCGAGCAGAGACAGAAGAGGTGGTCTTGGGGAGGATTGTCCGGAGACCAAGATGGACGAGCAG GAGATTCTGACGCCAGCATCTCTTCTCCAGTAGCTATAGTTGTCTCCTCTCCCTCGCCAGAAAAGCCACCAAGGAGTGGACaag CTGACAAGCGCTCCACATCCACAACTAACCTGAAACAGCCGCCCGAGGCTGGCATCAGCAAACGTttatcctcctcctctgccacCCTCGGTAAATCACCTGACAAAA AGTGTCACCTGTGTCCTCGTTCAGCCTCCCCCAGCCCCATGAACCCGGCGCGCGGCCCCTTGCGCAGCCGCAGCATCGACCGACAGAAGAGCGGCATGACTACGTCAAAATCAGCCAGCGAAGCCCTCGACACATCCGTG aaagacaaacaattAGCATCACCCAGGGGTCAACGTCCCGCCTCACCGTCCACCTCCATGGGACGCCATCGCTCACCATCTCCAGCACCTAGTCCAACTCCAAAGAGAACCCCGTCCCCGTCGGCGTCCAA GCAAAGTCCCAAGACGCGCCCTCCGTCACCGTCTGCGATGAAGCAGCGACCCCCGTCTCCTCAGCCAGCATCAGCCAAACCCCCACCCATCCAGAAACCGTCTCTCACTCCAACTGGACCGCCAACGCTGCGGAAGAGGGACTCCAAGTCCAAGGACCTGGGTCCTGTTCAGCCTGTGGCTCCCCAGGCCGCTGAGGCCAGCAAGACCAAAGACAAAGACG ACTCGAAGCCAAGCGGCACAAACTCTGCTGCCGAGGCGGCGAAGATCCTGGCGGAAAACCGAAGGCTGATGAGGGAGCAGAAGGAGCGAGAGGAGCAGCTGAGGAtacagaaggaggaagaggagag gcagagaaaagaggaagaggagcgttTAGCCGAAGAGGCTCGACTGAAAcgcctggaggaggagaagcggTTGGCCGAAGAGAGgaaagtaaaagaagaagaagaagcccgtctagcagaggaagaaagaaaaagactggaagaagaagaagcggtGAGGCAGGCGAAGCTCCAGAAGGAACGAGAGGAGGCCGAGGCCAAAGCCCTGGAGGAGGCCGAGCGAGTCCGGCAGGAGCGAGACCGCATcatgcagcagaaccagcaggagcGAATGGAGAGGAAGAAG agaatTGATGAAATAATGAGGAGAACTAGAAAAGGGGACCAAACCGACTTAAAG AGAGACGACGATAAATATTCACAGGAGAATGGAGACGAAGGCCTGGATGAGATGAAAGGCGAAACCAAAG ACGACATTTCTGTGGACGACGACCAGGACATTCTGTCCGCTGGCGATGGAGGGGttaaacaagatggcggcttgAACGGAAATCCAGAGACTGAAGACAAGGAGAACAGCAACGGCCCGACCGCTGACGACACGCAGGCAGGAAG TCCGGTTCCTCCGAGCCGCCTCGTCGAGGGCTCAGAGTTCCTGAACGAGGAGGACTCCACCAAAGACGGCTTGGTGTCCAGCCTCAACGGGAAGTCCAACCAGTGGAGCTTCGAGGAGCTCATCGACACCAACGTCCACTCCAAGGCCCGGCCTCTCATCGAGTCCGAGGACCGCAACCAGGTTTTGATCCACTGCGACGGGGGCTCCGATGGGACCAGGGTGGCCTTTGAGGAGAAGGGAACCCCCATCAGCACCCTGCACT
- the map7d3 gene encoding ensconsin isoform X6: MSTSPRCPSPTGCDVLRAPGVEKKKTEKENFIEMAESATTLKGLRAQMAAAAQAQAEERRSLAGNSPGPSAVSPSKPQGCKPVIDGAALRVDDRLRVAKERREEAEKQQALRESQIMERERKAKLQVERQLEERQKKLEEQRKKEEQKRLAVEEKRKQKQEEEKEHYEAVMRRTLERSQRVEQRQKRWSWGGLSGDQDGRAGDSDASISSPVAIVVSSPSPEKPPRSGQADKRSTSTTNLKQPPEAGISKRLSSSSATLGKSPDKSVRPRSSSCNRLPSNGTAAQACKGDGKQLQVEQTGRSVKKRSSSLTRVSVSRAQTPAKTEKGTTDDQECHLCPRSASPSPMNPARGPLRSRSIDRQKSGMTTSKSASEALDTSVKDKQLASPRGQRPASPSTSMGRHRSPSPAPSPTPKRTPSPSASKQSPKTRPPSPSAMKQRPPSPQPASAKPPPIQKPSLTPTGPPTLRKRDSKSKDLGPVQPVAPQAAEASKTKDKDDSKPSGTNSAAEAAKILAENRRLMREQKEREEQLRIQKEEEERQRKEEEERLAEEARLKRLEEEKRLAEERKVKEEEEARLAEEERKRLEEEEAVRQAKLQKEREEAEAKALEEAERVRQERDRIMQQNQQERMERKKRIDEIMRRTRKGDQTDLKRDDDKYSQENGDEGLDEMKGETKDDISVDDDQDILSAGDGGVKQDGGLNGNPETEDKENSNGPTADDTQAGSPVPPSRLVEGSEFLNEEDSTKDGLVSSLNGKSNQWSFEELIDTNVHSKARPLIESEDRNQVLIHCDGGSDGTRVAFEEKGTPISTLHSSSQPIEAMSEM, translated from the exons CTGCGGCTGCACAGGCACAAGCCGAGGAGCGGCGTAGCTTAGCAGGGAACAGTCCAGGACCTTCAGCCGTCTCCCCGTCCAAACCTCAGGGCTGTAAGCCAG TTATTGACGGCGCCGCACTTAGAGTAGACGACCGGCTGCGAGTGGCGAAAGAGAGGCGAGAGGAGGCAGAGAAACAACAGG CTTTACGGGAGTCCCAGATCATGGAGCGGGAGCGCAAAGCTAAGCTGCAAGTGGAACGCCAGCTGGAGGAACGTCAGAAAAAGCTCGAGGAACAGCGGAAGAAGGAGGAACAGAAACGATTGGCTgtggaggagaagaggaagcagaagcaggaagaggaaaag GAGCACTACGAGGCAGTCATGAGGCGAACACTAGAACGCAGTCAGCGAGTCGAGCAGAGACAGAAGAGGTGGTCTTGGGGAGGATTGTCCGGAGACCAAGATGGACGAGCAG GAGATTCTGACGCCAGCATCTCTTCTCCAGTAGCTATAGTTGTCTCCTCTCCCTCGCCAGAAAAGCCACCAAGGAGTGGACaag CTGACAAGCGCTCCACATCCACAACTAACCTGAAACAGCCGCCCGAGGCTGGCATCAGCAAACGTttatcctcctcctctgccacCCTCGGTAAATCACCTGACAAAA GTGTTAGGCCGAGGAGTTCGTCTTGTAACCGGTTGCCAAGCAATGGCACGGCTGCTCAGGCCTGTAAGGGAGATGGCAAACAGCTTCAGGTGGAACAGACAG GACGCTCTGTGAAGAAGAGAAGTTCCTCCCTCACACGAGTAAGTGTGAGCAGAGCACAGACCCCTGCCAAGACCGAAAAGGGGACAACGGACGATCAAG AGTGTCACCTGTGTCCTCGTTCAGCCTCCCCCAGCCCCATGAACCCGGCGCGCGGCCCCTTGCGCAGCCGCAGCATCGACCGACAGAAGAGCGGCATGACTACGTCAAAATCAGCCAGCGAAGCCCTCGACACATCCGTG aaagacaaacaattAGCATCACCCAGGGGTCAACGTCCCGCCTCACCGTCCACCTCCATGGGACGCCATCGCTCACCATCTCCAGCACCTAGTCCAACTCCAAAGAGAACCCCGTCCCCGTCGGCGTCCAA GCAAAGTCCCAAGACGCGCCCTCCGTCACCGTCTGCGATGAAGCAGCGACCCCCGTCTCCTCAGCCAGCATCAGCCAAACCCCCACCCATCCAGAAACCGTCTCTCACTCCAACTGGACCGCCAACGCTGCGGAAGAGGGACTCCAAGTCCAAGGACCTGGGTCCTGTTCAGCCTGTGGCTCCCCAGGCCGCTGAGGCCAGCAAGACCAAAGACAAAGACG ACTCGAAGCCAAGCGGCACAAACTCTGCTGCCGAGGCGGCGAAGATCCTGGCGGAAAACCGAAGGCTGATGAGGGAGCAGAAGGAGCGAGAGGAGCAGCTGAGGAtacagaaggaggaagaggagag gcagagaaaagaggaagaggagcgttTAGCCGAAGAGGCTCGACTGAAAcgcctggaggaggagaagcggTTGGCCGAAGAGAGgaaagtaaaagaagaagaagaagcccgtctagcagaggaagaaagaaaaagactggaagaagaagaagcggtGAGGCAGGCGAAGCTCCAGAAGGAACGAGAGGAGGCCGAGGCCAAAGCCCTGGAGGAGGCCGAGCGAGTCCGGCAGGAGCGAGACCGCATcatgcagcagaaccagcaggagcGAATGGAGAGGAAGAAG agaatTGATGAAATAATGAGGAGAACTAGAAAAGGGGACCAAACCGACTTAAAG AGAGACGACGATAAATATTCACAGGAGAATGGAGACGAAGGCCTGGATGAGATGAAAGGCGAAACCAAAG ACGACATTTCTGTGGACGACGACCAGGACATTCTGTCCGCTGGCGATGGAGGGGttaaacaagatggcggcttgAACGGAAATCCAGAGACTGAAGACAAGGAGAACAGCAACGGCCCGACCGCTGACGACACGCAGGCAGGAAG TCCGGTTCCTCCGAGCCGCCTCGTCGAGGGCTCAGAGTTCCTGAACGAGGAGGACTCCACCAAAGACGGCTTGGTGTCCAGCCTCAACGGGAAGTCCAACCAGTGGAGCTTCGAGGAGCTCATCGACACCAACGTCCACTCCAAGGCCCGGCCTCTCATCGAGTCCGAGGACCGCAACCAGGTTTTGATCCACTGCGACGGGGGCTCCGATGGGACCAGGGTGGCCTTTGAGGAGAAGGGAACCCCCATCAGCACCCTGCACT
- the map7d3 gene encoding ensconsin isoform X3, whose translation MSTSPRCPSPTGCDVLRAPGVEKKKTEKENFIEMAESATTLKGLRAQMAAAAQAQAEERRSLAGNSPGPSAVSPSKPQGCKPVIDGAALRVDDRLRVAKERREEAEKQQALRESQIMERERKAKLQVERQLEERQKKLEEQRKKEEQKRLAVEEKRKQKQEEEKEHYEAVMRRTLERSQRVEQRQKRWSWGGLSGDQDGRAADKRSTSTTNLKQPPEAGISKRLSSSSATLGKSPDKSVRPRSSSCNRLPSNGTAAQACKGDGKQLQVEQTGRSVKKRSSSLTRVSVSRAQTPAKTEKGTTDDQARKPPASTVDEGVLSRLLTPTQASLARSKSAAVLSAEGSDATECHLCPRSASPSPMNPARGPLRSRSIDRQKSGMTTSKSASEALDTSVKDKQLASPRGQRPASPSTSMGRHRSPSPAPSPTPKRTPSPSASKQSPKTRPPSPSAMKQRPPSPQPASAKPPPIQKPSLTPTGPPTLRKRDSKSKDLGPVQPVAPQAAEASKTKDKDDSKPSGTNSAAEAAKILAENRRLMREQKEREEQLRIQKEEEERQRKEEEERLAEEARLKRLEEEKRLAEERKVKEEEEARLAEEERKRLEEEEAVRQAKLQKEREEAEAKALEEAERVRQERDRIMQQNQQERMERKKRIDEIMRRTRKGDQTDLKRDDDKYSQENGDEGLDEMKGETKDDISVDDDQDILSAGDGGVKQDGGLNGNPETEDKENSNGPTADDTQAGSPVPPSRLVEGSEFLNEEDSTKDGLVSSLNGKSNQWSFEELIDTNVHSKARPLIESEDRNQVLIHCDGGSDGTRVAFEEKGTPISTLHSSSQPIEAMSEM comes from the exons CTGCGGCTGCACAGGCACAAGCCGAGGAGCGGCGTAGCTTAGCAGGGAACAGTCCAGGACCTTCAGCCGTCTCCCCGTCCAAACCTCAGGGCTGTAAGCCAG TTATTGACGGCGCCGCACTTAGAGTAGACGACCGGCTGCGAGTGGCGAAAGAGAGGCGAGAGGAGGCAGAGAAACAACAGG CTTTACGGGAGTCCCAGATCATGGAGCGGGAGCGCAAAGCTAAGCTGCAAGTGGAACGCCAGCTGGAGGAACGTCAGAAAAAGCTCGAGGAACAGCGGAAGAAGGAGGAACAGAAACGATTGGCTgtggaggagaagaggaagcagaagcaggaagaggaaaag GAGCACTACGAGGCAGTCATGAGGCGAACACTAGAACGCAGTCAGCGAGTCGAGCAGAGACAGAAGAGGTGGTCTTGGGGAGGATTGTCCGGAGACCAAGATGGACGAGCAG CTGACAAGCGCTCCACATCCACAACTAACCTGAAACAGCCGCCCGAGGCTGGCATCAGCAAACGTttatcctcctcctctgccacCCTCGGTAAATCACCTGACAAAA GTGTTAGGCCGAGGAGTTCGTCTTGTAACCGGTTGCCAAGCAATGGCACGGCTGCTCAGGCCTGTAAGGGAGATGGCAAACAGCTTCAGGTGGAACAGACAG GACGCTCTGTGAAGAAGAGAAGTTCCTCCCTCACACGAGTAAGTGTGAGCAGAGCACAGACCCCTGCCAAGACCGAAAAGGGGACAACGGACGATCAAG CCCGCAAGCCACCGGCCAGTACAGTGGATGAAGGGGTCCTTAGTCGCCTGCTCACTCCCACCCAGGCCTCACTAGCTAGGAGCAAGAGCGCCGCCGTCCTGTCCGCTGAAGGATCAGATGCTACAG AGTGTCACCTGTGTCCTCGTTCAGCCTCCCCCAGCCCCATGAACCCGGCGCGCGGCCCCTTGCGCAGCCGCAGCATCGACCGACAGAAGAGCGGCATGACTACGTCAAAATCAGCCAGCGAAGCCCTCGACACATCCGTG aaagacaaacaattAGCATCACCCAGGGGTCAACGTCCCGCCTCACCGTCCACCTCCATGGGACGCCATCGCTCACCATCTCCAGCACCTAGTCCAACTCCAAAGAGAACCCCGTCCCCGTCGGCGTCCAA GCAAAGTCCCAAGACGCGCCCTCCGTCACCGTCTGCGATGAAGCAGCGACCCCCGTCTCCTCAGCCAGCATCAGCCAAACCCCCACCCATCCAGAAACCGTCTCTCACTCCAACTGGACCGCCAACGCTGCGGAAGAGGGACTCCAAGTCCAAGGACCTGGGTCCTGTTCAGCCTGTGGCTCCCCAGGCCGCTGAGGCCAGCAAGACCAAAGACAAAGACG ACTCGAAGCCAAGCGGCACAAACTCTGCTGCCGAGGCGGCGAAGATCCTGGCGGAAAACCGAAGGCTGATGAGGGAGCAGAAGGAGCGAGAGGAGCAGCTGAGGAtacagaaggaggaagaggagag gcagagaaaagaggaagaggagcgttTAGCCGAAGAGGCTCGACTGAAAcgcctggaggaggagaagcggTTGGCCGAAGAGAGgaaagtaaaagaagaagaagaagcccgtctagcagaggaagaaagaaaaagactggaagaagaagaagcggtGAGGCAGGCGAAGCTCCAGAAGGAACGAGAGGAGGCCGAGGCCAAAGCCCTGGAGGAGGCCGAGCGAGTCCGGCAGGAGCGAGACCGCATcatgcagcagaaccagcaggagcGAATGGAGAGGAAGAAG agaatTGATGAAATAATGAGGAGAACTAGAAAAGGGGACCAAACCGACTTAAAG AGAGACGACGATAAATATTCACAGGAGAATGGAGACGAAGGCCTGGATGAGATGAAAGGCGAAACCAAAG ACGACATTTCTGTGGACGACGACCAGGACATTCTGTCCGCTGGCGATGGAGGGGttaaacaagatggcggcttgAACGGAAATCCAGAGACTGAAGACAAGGAGAACAGCAACGGCCCGACCGCTGACGACACGCAGGCAGGAAG TCCGGTTCCTCCGAGCCGCCTCGTCGAGGGCTCAGAGTTCCTGAACGAGGAGGACTCCACCAAAGACGGCTTGGTGTCCAGCCTCAACGGGAAGTCCAACCAGTGGAGCTTCGAGGAGCTCATCGACACCAACGTCCACTCCAAGGCCCGGCCTCTCATCGAGTCCGAGGACCGCAACCAGGTTTTGATCCACTGCGACGGGGGCTCCGATGGGACCAGGGTGGCCTTTGAGGAGAAGGGAACCCCCATCAGCACCCTGCACT
- the map7d3 gene encoding ensconsin isoform X4: MSTSPRCPSPTGCDVLRAPGVEKKKTEKENFIEMAESATTLKGLRAQMAAAAQAQAEERRSLAGNSPGPSAVSPSKPQGCKPVIDGAALRVDDRLRVAKERREEAEKQQALRESQIMERERKAKLQVERQLEERQKKLEEQRKKEEQKRLAVEEKRKQKQEEEKEHYEAVMRRTLERSQRVEQRQKRWSWGGLSGDQDGRAGDSDASISSPVAIVVSSPSPEKPPRSGQADKRSTSTTNLKQPPEAGISKRLSSSSATLGKSPDKSVRPRSSSCNRLPSNGTAAQACKGDGKQLQVEQTARKPPASTVDEGVLSRLLTPTQASLARSKSAAVLSAEGSDATECHLCPRSASPSPMNPARGPLRSRSIDRQKSGMTTSKSASEALDTSVKDKQLASPRGQRPASPSTSMGRHRSPSPAPSPTPKRTPSPSASKQSPKTRPPSPSAMKQRPPSPQPASAKPPPIQKPSLTPTGPPTLRKRDSKSKDLGPVQPVAPQAAEASKTKDKDDSKPSGTNSAAEAAKILAENRRLMREQKEREEQLRIQKEEEERQRKEEEERLAEEARLKRLEEEKRLAEERKVKEEEEARLAEEERKRLEEEEAVRQAKLQKEREEAEAKALEEAERVRQERDRIMQQNQQERMERKKRIDEIMRRTRKGDQTDLKRDDDKYSQENGDEGLDEMKGETKDDISVDDDQDILSAGDGGVKQDGGLNGNPETEDKENSNGPTADDTQAGSPVPPSRLVEGSEFLNEEDSTKDGLVSSLNGKSNQWSFEELIDTNVHSKARPLIESEDRNQVLIHCDGGSDGTRVAFEEKGTPISTLHSSSQPIEAMSEM, from the exons CTGCGGCTGCACAGGCACAAGCCGAGGAGCGGCGTAGCTTAGCAGGGAACAGTCCAGGACCTTCAGCCGTCTCCCCGTCCAAACCTCAGGGCTGTAAGCCAG TTATTGACGGCGCCGCACTTAGAGTAGACGACCGGCTGCGAGTGGCGAAAGAGAGGCGAGAGGAGGCAGAGAAACAACAGG CTTTACGGGAGTCCCAGATCATGGAGCGGGAGCGCAAAGCTAAGCTGCAAGTGGAACGCCAGCTGGAGGAACGTCAGAAAAAGCTCGAGGAACAGCGGAAGAAGGAGGAACAGAAACGATTGGCTgtggaggagaagaggaagcagaagcaggaagaggaaaag GAGCACTACGAGGCAGTCATGAGGCGAACACTAGAACGCAGTCAGCGAGTCGAGCAGAGACAGAAGAGGTGGTCTTGGGGAGGATTGTCCGGAGACCAAGATGGACGAGCAG GAGATTCTGACGCCAGCATCTCTTCTCCAGTAGCTATAGTTGTCTCCTCTCCCTCGCCAGAAAAGCCACCAAGGAGTGGACaag CTGACAAGCGCTCCACATCCACAACTAACCTGAAACAGCCGCCCGAGGCTGGCATCAGCAAACGTttatcctcctcctctgccacCCTCGGTAAATCACCTGACAAAA GTGTTAGGCCGAGGAGTTCGTCTTGTAACCGGTTGCCAAGCAATGGCACGGCTGCTCAGGCCTGTAAGGGAGATGGCAAACAGCTTCAGGTGGAACAGACAG CCCGCAAGCCACCGGCCAGTACAGTGGATGAAGGGGTCCTTAGTCGCCTGCTCACTCCCACCCAGGCCTCACTAGCTAGGAGCAAGAGCGCCGCCGTCCTGTCCGCTGAAGGATCAGATGCTACAG AGTGTCACCTGTGTCCTCGTTCAGCCTCCCCCAGCCCCATGAACCCGGCGCGCGGCCCCTTGCGCAGCCGCAGCATCGACCGACAGAAGAGCGGCATGACTACGTCAAAATCAGCCAGCGAAGCCCTCGACACATCCGTG aaagacaaacaattAGCATCACCCAGGGGTCAACGTCCCGCCTCACCGTCCACCTCCATGGGACGCCATCGCTCACCATCTCCAGCACCTAGTCCAACTCCAAAGAGAACCCCGTCCCCGTCGGCGTCCAA GCAAAGTCCCAAGACGCGCCCTCCGTCACCGTCTGCGATGAAGCAGCGACCCCCGTCTCCTCAGCCAGCATCAGCCAAACCCCCACCCATCCAGAAACCGTCTCTCACTCCAACTGGACCGCCAACGCTGCGGAAGAGGGACTCCAAGTCCAAGGACCTGGGTCCTGTTCAGCCTGTGGCTCCCCAGGCCGCTGAGGCCAGCAAGACCAAAGACAAAGACG ACTCGAAGCCAAGCGGCACAAACTCTGCTGCCGAGGCGGCGAAGATCCTGGCGGAAAACCGAAGGCTGATGAGGGAGCAGAAGGAGCGAGAGGAGCAGCTGAGGAtacagaaggaggaagaggagag gcagagaaaagaggaagaggagcgttTAGCCGAAGAGGCTCGACTGAAAcgcctggaggaggagaagcggTTGGCCGAAGAGAGgaaagtaaaagaagaagaagaagcccgtctagcagaggaagaaagaaaaagactggaagaagaagaagcggtGAGGCAGGCGAAGCTCCAGAAGGAACGAGAGGAGGCCGAGGCCAAAGCCCTGGAGGAGGCCGAGCGAGTCCGGCAGGAGCGAGACCGCATcatgcagcagaaccagcaggagcGAATGGAGAGGAAGAAG agaatTGATGAAATAATGAGGAGAACTAGAAAAGGGGACCAAACCGACTTAAAG AGAGACGACGATAAATATTCACAGGAGAATGGAGACGAAGGCCTGGATGAGATGAAAGGCGAAACCAAAG ACGACATTTCTGTGGACGACGACCAGGACATTCTGTCCGCTGGCGATGGAGGGGttaaacaagatggcggcttgAACGGAAATCCAGAGACTGAAGACAAGGAGAACAGCAACGGCCCGACCGCTGACGACACGCAGGCAGGAAG TCCGGTTCCTCCGAGCCGCCTCGTCGAGGGCTCAGAGTTCCTGAACGAGGAGGACTCCACCAAAGACGGCTTGGTGTCCAGCCTCAACGGGAAGTCCAACCAGTGGAGCTTCGAGGAGCTCATCGACACCAACGTCCACTCCAAGGCCCGGCCTCTCATCGAGTCCGAGGACCGCAACCAGGTTTTGATCCACTGCGACGGGGGCTCCGATGGGACCAGGGTGGCCTTTGAGGAGAAGGGAACCCCCATCAGCACCCTGCACT